A part of Anabas testudineus chromosome 9, fAnaTes1.2, whole genome shotgun sequence genomic DNA contains:
- the LOC113150142 gene encoding disabled homolog 2-interacting protein-like isoform X2 — protein sequence MRRLRFGSQESLLSTSCVSSLELRMDQSVIIKPVHSSLLGQDYCFEVTTSTGTKCFSCRSAAERDKWMENLRRAVHPNKDNSRRVENVLTVWVIEAKDLPAKKRYFCELCLDDSLYARTSCKLKTDNIFWGERFDFSSLPSISAVTLHLYKDTDRKRKKDKSSYVGLVNIPVATVTGRQLVEKWYSVSTPSTIRGKSSVPTVRIKARYQSIVILPMEQYKEFAEYISSNYLLLCNTLEASISLRAKEELAAALVHILHSTGKAKDFLTDLMMSEVDRCRDNDQLIFRENTLATKSIEEYLKLIGQKYLLDALGEFIKALYESDENCEVDPSRCSPSDLAEHQANLRMCCELAFCKILDSYRVFPRELKEVFASWRQECGSRGRPDISERLISASLFLRFLCPAVMSPSLFDLMQEYPDERTARTLTLIAKVIQNLANFSKFGTKEEYMLFMNDFVERQWSSMQRFLQEISNPDGLNHTAGFDGYIDLGRELSSLHTLLTELDQSCLSKLGPLPRILRDVSAALVNPGGLGNPGAVSSPEPQRVVSPPPLSPPPLSPPLSPPCNPSIGLQGGVGLDGGLVDFTRLPSPTPENKDLFFVTKGSSLQPASGLQGSPAPSSSYSEPNENEAAFDVTNGGRREGMELTNESRSLSLVDLQDSSPSEGLDDSQWQRRTGLLPLSFQNPVYHMTTTSPRQPQDTTPSDGSVGSQGNADAMATKPAFLTQMSVGLGGGERGERMSAMSSSSSGEEYSRRALSLTETLTGTSAPPRQNSSGPQRRIDQPPPPNSAPPGPPRGRTPPSMLSGGGGGPAYPPRPASGSMMSSSPDWPSSGQSRLRQTSSSSKGDSPEKQRPAAKAPSPCALDRTAAWLLNMNSASSYGETEDDRHDDALIEKYQQEIALLQEKLRVAALRQEECETRLMVQDQQNQRMLQEYQARLEDTESRLRRLQDDKDLQMNSIISRLMAVEEELKKDHSDMQAVVDSKQKIIEAQEKRIASLDAANTRLMAALTQLKERYAVTSQRNGLSPSNTSSLQITENGEFRNSGNC from the exons aTGCGGCGGCTGCGTTTTGGTAGCCAGGAATCTTTGTTAAGCACCAGCTGTGTATCGTCTCTGGAGCTCAGAATGGACCAGTCAGTGATCATCAAACCAGTTCATTCCTCCCTGTTGGGTCAGGATTACTGCTTCGAG GTAACCACCTCGACAGGCACAAAGTGTTTCTCATGTCGTTCGGcagcagaaagagacaaatgGATGGAGAACCTAAGACGAGCCGTTCATCCcaacaaagacaacagcagGAGGGTGGAGAACGTTCTGACGGTGTGGGTCATCGAGGCCAAAGACCTGCCCGCAAAGAAGAG GTACTTCTGTGAGCTGTGTCTGGACGACAGTCTTTATGCTCGAACGTCATGTAAACTGAAGACTGACAACATATTCTGGGGAGAACGTTTCGACTTCAGCAGCCTGCCGTCCATCAGCGCCGTCACGCTCCACctctacaaagacacagacaggaagaggaagaaggacaAGAGCAGCTACGTTGGATTGGTCAACATCCCTGTTGCTACGGTGACTGGCAGACAGCTAGTGGAGAAGTGGTACTCAGTGAGCACGCCCAGTACAATCCGAG GGAAGTCTTCTGTGCCGACGGTTCGAATCAAAGCTCGCTATCAGAGTATCGTCATCCTGCCGATGGAGCAGTACAAAGAGTTTGCAGAGTACATCAGCTCCAACTACTTGCTGCTCTGTAACACTCTGGAAGCCTCCATCAGTCTGAGAGCTAAAGAAGAGCTGGCTGCTGCACTCGTCCACATCTTGCACAGCACTGGCAAGGCCAAG GACTTCCTGACAGACCTGATGATGTCAGAGGTGGACCGTTGCCGTGACAACGACCAGCTGATCTTCAGAGAGAACACACTGGCAACAAAGAGCATAGAAGAATACCTGAAGCTGATTGGACAGAAGTACCTGCTGGATGCCCTCG GTGAGTTCATTAAAGCTCTGTATGAGTCTGATGAGAACTGTGAGGTCGACCCGTCTCGCTGTTCCCCCTCTGACCTCGCAGAGCATCAGGCCAACCTGAGGATGTGCTGCGAACTCGCTTTCTGCAAGATCCTCGACTCGTACAG GGTTTTCCCACGAGAGCTGAAGGAGGTGTTTGCATCATGGCGGCAAGAGTGTGGTAGCCGGGGTCGACCAGACATCAGTGAGCGTCTGATCAGCGCCTCCTTGTTCCTGCGTTTCCTGTGTCCAGCTGTGATGTCACCATCGCTGTTTGACCTGATGCAAGAATACCCAGACGAGCGCACAGCGAGAACCTTAACCCTGATCGCAAAAGTCATCCAGAACCTCGCCAACTTCAGCAA GTTCGGCACTAAGGAGGAGTACATGCTGTTTATGAACGACTTTGTGGAGCGGCAGTGGAGCAGCATGCAGCGTTTCCTGCAGGAGATCTCAAACCCAGACGGGCTGAACCACACGGCTGGCTTCGACGGGTACATCGACCTCGGCAGAGAGCTGTCCAGTCTGCACACCTTGCTTACTGAGCTCGACCAG TCCTGCCTGTCGAAGCTCGGCCCTCTTCCTCGGATTCTCAGAGACGTATCAGCAGCTTTGGTTAACCCAGGGGGCCTGGGTAATCCCGGGGCCGTCTCCTCTCCGGAGCCACAGCGGGTGGTgtctccacctcctctgtccCCACCCCCTCTTTCCccacccctctctcctccctgtaaTCCCTCAATTGGCCTGCAAGGTGGCGTCGGACTGGATGGAGG tttggTAGATTTCACCAGACTTCCGTCTCCAACTCCTGAAAACAAAGACTTGTTCTTCGTCACCAAAGGATCCAGTCTGCAGCCGGCATcag GCCTGCAGGGCTCTCCCGCTCCGAGCTCTTCGTACTCAGAGCCCAATGAAAATGAAGCGGCCTTTGACGTGACCAACGGGGGCCGGAGGGAGGGGATGGAGCTGACCAATGAGAGCCGCAGCCTGTCTCTGGTCGACCTACAGGACTCCTCACCTAGTGAAGGCCTTGACGACAGCCAATGGCAGCGCAGAACGGGACTGCTCCCCCTGTCCTTCCAGAACCCAGTGTATCACATGACCACCACATCTCCACGGCAACCGCAGGACACCACACCATCGGACGGGTCGGTAGGGTCGCAAGGAAATGCTGACGCCATGGCAACCAAACCAGCATTTCTCACACAGATGTCTGTGGGCCTGGGAGGGGGTGAGAGGGGGGAGAGGATGTCGGCCATgtcgagcagcagcagcggggaGGAGTACTCCAGACGAGCTCTGTCCCTCACCGAGACTCTCACAG GTACCTCGGCCCCCCCTCGTCAGAATTCCTCCGGTCCTCAGAGACGCATCGAtcaacctcctcctccaaactCTGCTCCCCCAGGACCTCCCCGAGGCCGGACCCCTCCCAGCATGCTCAGCGGCGGCGGTGGAGGTCCTGCCTACCCTCCACGCCCCGCCTCTGGCAGCATGATGTCATCGAGCCCCGATTGGCCAAGTAGTGGCCAATCACGGCTCAGacagacatcatcatcatctaaaGGAGACAGCCCTGAGAAACAGCGACCTGCTGCCAAG gcACCGTCTCCCTGTGCATTGGATCGGACCGCAGCCTGGCTGCTCAACATGAACTCCGCCTCCTCCTATGGCGAGACGGAGGACGATCGCCACGATGACGCCCTCATTGAGAAG taccAGCAGGAGATTGCGTTGCTGCAGGAGAAGTTGCGAGTTGCTGCTTTGCGTCAGGAGGAGTGTGAAACCCGTTTGATGGTCCAGGATCAGCAGAACCAACGAATGCTGCAGGAATACCAG gctcGGTTGGAGGACACAGAGAGCAGACTGAGGAGACTGCAGGATGACAAAGACCTCCAGATGAATAGCATCATCAGCAG GTTGATGgcggtggaggaggagctgaagaaggatCACTCTGACATGCAGGCTGTGGTTGACTCCAAACAGAAGATAATAGAGGCACAG gagAAGAGAATAGCGAGTCTCGACGCCGCCAACACTCGCTTGATGGCGGCTCTGACTCAGCTGAAGGAGCGGTACGCGGTGACATCACAGAGGAACGGCCTGTCTCCTAGCAACACTTCGTCTCTGCAGATCACCGAGAATGGGGAGTTTCGCAACTCTGGCAACTGCTGA
- the LOC113150142 gene encoding disabled homolog 2-interacting protein-like isoform X1, producing MDPSQTRCVMRRLRFGSQESLLSTSCVSSLELRMDQSVIIKPVHSSLLGQDYCFEVTTSTGTKCFSCRSAAERDKWMENLRRAVHPNKDNSRRVENVLTVWVIEAKDLPAKKRYFCELCLDDSLYARTSCKLKTDNIFWGERFDFSSLPSISAVTLHLYKDTDRKRKKDKSSYVGLVNIPVATVTGRQLVEKWYSVSTPSTIRGKSSVPTVRIKARYQSIVILPMEQYKEFAEYISSNYLLLCNTLEASISLRAKEELAAALVHILHSTGKAKDFLTDLMMSEVDRCRDNDQLIFRENTLATKSIEEYLKLIGQKYLLDALGEFIKALYESDENCEVDPSRCSPSDLAEHQANLRMCCELAFCKILDSYRVFPRELKEVFASWRQECGSRGRPDISERLISASLFLRFLCPAVMSPSLFDLMQEYPDERTARTLTLIAKVIQNLANFSKFGTKEEYMLFMNDFVERQWSSMQRFLQEISNPDGLNHTAGFDGYIDLGRELSSLHTLLTELDQSCLSKLGPLPRILRDVSAALVNPGGLGNPGAVSSPEPQRVVSPPPLSPPPLSPPLSPPCNPSIGLQGGVGLDGGLVDFTRLPSPTPENKDLFFVTKGSSLQPASGLQGSPAPSSSYSEPNENEAAFDVTNGGRREGMELTNESRSLSLVDLQDSSPSEGLDDSQWQRRTGLLPLSFQNPVYHMTTTSPRQPQDTTPSDGSVGSQGNADAMATKPAFLTQMSVGLGGGERGERMSAMSSSSSGEEYSRRALSLTETLTGTSAPPRQNSSGPQRRIDQPPPPNSAPPGPPRGRTPPSMLSGGGGGPAYPPRPASGSMMSSSPDWPSSGQSRLRQTSSSSKGDSPEKQRPAAKAPSPCALDRTAAWLLNMNSASSYGETEDDRHDDALIEKYQQEIALLQEKLRVAALRQEECETRLMVQDQQNQRMLQEYQARLEDTESRLRRLQDDKDLQMNSIISRLMAVEEELKKDHSDMQAVVDSKQKIIEAQEKRIASLDAANTRLMAALTQLKERYAVTSQRNGLSPSNTSSLQITENGEFRNSGNC from the exons ATGGATCCTTCTCAGACCAG gtgtgtgaTGCGGCGGCTGCGTTTTGGTAGCCAGGAATCTTTGTTAAGCACCAGCTGTGTATCGTCTCTGGAGCTCAGAATGGACCAGTCAGTGATCATCAAACCAGTTCATTCCTCCCTGTTGGGTCAGGATTACTGCTTCGAG GTAACCACCTCGACAGGCACAAAGTGTTTCTCATGTCGTTCGGcagcagaaagagacaaatgGATGGAGAACCTAAGACGAGCCGTTCATCCcaacaaagacaacagcagGAGGGTGGAGAACGTTCTGACGGTGTGGGTCATCGAGGCCAAAGACCTGCCCGCAAAGAAGAG GTACTTCTGTGAGCTGTGTCTGGACGACAGTCTTTATGCTCGAACGTCATGTAAACTGAAGACTGACAACATATTCTGGGGAGAACGTTTCGACTTCAGCAGCCTGCCGTCCATCAGCGCCGTCACGCTCCACctctacaaagacacagacaggaagaggaagaaggacaAGAGCAGCTACGTTGGATTGGTCAACATCCCTGTTGCTACGGTGACTGGCAGACAGCTAGTGGAGAAGTGGTACTCAGTGAGCACGCCCAGTACAATCCGAG GGAAGTCTTCTGTGCCGACGGTTCGAATCAAAGCTCGCTATCAGAGTATCGTCATCCTGCCGATGGAGCAGTACAAAGAGTTTGCAGAGTACATCAGCTCCAACTACTTGCTGCTCTGTAACACTCTGGAAGCCTCCATCAGTCTGAGAGCTAAAGAAGAGCTGGCTGCTGCACTCGTCCACATCTTGCACAGCACTGGCAAGGCCAAG GACTTCCTGACAGACCTGATGATGTCAGAGGTGGACCGTTGCCGTGACAACGACCAGCTGATCTTCAGAGAGAACACACTGGCAACAAAGAGCATAGAAGAATACCTGAAGCTGATTGGACAGAAGTACCTGCTGGATGCCCTCG GTGAGTTCATTAAAGCTCTGTATGAGTCTGATGAGAACTGTGAGGTCGACCCGTCTCGCTGTTCCCCCTCTGACCTCGCAGAGCATCAGGCCAACCTGAGGATGTGCTGCGAACTCGCTTTCTGCAAGATCCTCGACTCGTACAG GGTTTTCCCACGAGAGCTGAAGGAGGTGTTTGCATCATGGCGGCAAGAGTGTGGTAGCCGGGGTCGACCAGACATCAGTGAGCGTCTGATCAGCGCCTCCTTGTTCCTGCGTTTCCTGTGTCCAGCTGTGATGTCACCATCGCTGTTTGACCTGATGCAAGAATACCCAGACGAGCGCACAGCGAGAACCTTAACCCTGATCGCAAAAGTCATCCAGAACCTCGCCAACTTCAGCAA GTTCGGCACTAAGGAGGAGTACATGCTGTTTATGAACGACTTTGTGGAGCGGCAGTGGAGCAGCATGCAGCGTTTCCTGCAGGAGATCTCAAACCCAGACGGGCTGAACCACACGGCTGGCTTCGACGGGTACATCGACCTCGGCAGAGAGCTGTCCAGTCTGCACACCTTGCTTACTGAGCTCGACCAG TCCTGCCTGTCGAAGCTCGGCCCTCTTCCTCGGATTCTCAGAGACGTATCAGCAGCTTTGGTTAACCCAGGGGGCCTGGGTAATCCCGGGGCCGTCTCCTCTCCGGAGCCACAGCGGGTGGTgtctccacctcctctgtccCCACCCCCTCTTTCCccacccctctctcctccctgtaaTCCCTCAATTGGCCTGCAAGGTGGCGTCGGACTGGATGGAGG tttggTAGATTTCACCAGACTTCCGTCTCCAACTCCTGAAAACAAAGACTTGTTCTTCGTCACCAAAGGATCCAGTCTGCAGCCGGCATcag GCCTGCAGGGCTCTCCCGCTCCGAGCTCTTCGTACTCAGAGCCCAATGAAAATGAAGCGGCCTTTGACGTGACCAACGGGGGCCGGAGGGAGGGGATGGAGCTGACCAATGAGAGCCGCAGCCTGTCTCTGGTCGACCTACAGGACTCCTCACCTAGTGAAGGCCTTGACGACAGCCAATGGCAGCGCAGAACGGGACTGCTCCCCCTGTCCTTCCAGAACCCAGTGTATCACATGACCACCACATCTCCACGGCAACCGCAGGACACCACACCATCGGACGGGTCGGTAGGGTCGCAAGGAAATGCTGACGCCATGGCAACCAAACCAGCATTTCTCACACAGATGTCTGTGGGCCTGGGAGGGGGTGAGAGGGGGGAGAGGATGTCGGCCATgtcgagcagcagcagcggggaGGAGTACTCCAGACGAGCTCTGTCCCTCACCGAGACTCTCACAG GTACCTCGGCCCCCCCTCGTCAGAATTCCTCCGGTCCTCAGAGACGCATCGAtcaacctcctcctccaaactCTGCTCCCCCAGGACCTCCCCGAGGCCGGACCCCTCCCAGCATGCTCAGCGGCGGCGGTGGAGGTCCTGCCTACCCTCCACGCCCCGCCTCTGGCAGCATGATGTCATCGAGCCCCGATTGGCCAAGTAGTGGCCAATCACGGCTCAGacagacatcatcatcatctaaaGGAGACAGCCCTGAGAAACAGCGACCTGCTGCCAAG gcACCGTCTCCCTGTGCATTGGATCGGACCGCAGCCTGGCTGCTCAACATGAACTCCGCCTCCTCCTATGGCGAGACGGAGGACGATCGCCACGATGACGCCCTCATTGAGAAG taccAGCAGGAGATTGCGTTGCTGCAGGAGAAGTTGCGAGTTGCTGCTTTGCGTCAGGAGGAGTGTGAAACCCGTTTGATGGTCCAGGATCAGCAGAACCAACGAATGCTGCAGGAATACCAG gctcGGTTGGAGGACACAGAGAGCAGACTGAGGAGACTGCAGGATGACAAAGACCTCCAGATGAATAGCATCATCAGCAG GTTGATGgcggtggaggaggagctgaagaaggatCACTCTGACATGCAGGCTGTGGTTGACTCCAAACAGAAGATAATAGAGGCACAG gagAAGAGAATAGCGAGTCTCGACGCCGCCAACACTCGCTTGATGGCGGCTCTGACTCAGCTGAAGGAGCGGTACGCGGTGACATCACAGAGGAACGGCCTGTCTCCTAGCAACACTTCGTCTCTGCAGATCACCGAGAATGGGGAGTTTCGCAACTCTGGCAACTGCTGA